The following coding sequences lie in one Alloacidobacterium dinghuense genomic window:
- a CDS encoding glycosyltransferase family 2 protein has translation MISVVVPIFNEEELISLFHVAVASAMNSVGEDWEVVYVNDGSRDSSLDLLKALQSEDPHIVVVDLSRNWGHMGAISAGMQTARGDAIVLMDGDFQDPPEVIPRLVNAWRAGAQVVVAVRRSRQERRMILAKLFPLFYRVLGALSDFPIPLNAGIFGLMDRQAVDSINSMQERNRYLPGLRAWAGYRNAVIYYDRQDRAAGDGKLSFISRIKYAMDAITSFSYKPLRLCFVLSLFSICIAAVLAFFAVFARSPMNSVGLSVAASVFLVGCLLLLCLGVLGEYLGRVYDEVRSRPLSIINKVYYAQAIAAQLDSEYPQEAADKIFRVA, from the coding sequence ATGATCTCCGTGGTCGTTCCTATCTTTAATGAAGAGGAACTTATATCACTATTCCATGTAGCAGTTGCTTCAGCCATGAACTCTGTTGGCGAAGACTGGGAGGTGGTGTACGTAAACGATGGCTCCAGGGATTCGTCTTTGGATTTGCTGAAAGCCCTTCAATCGGAAGATCCTCATATAGTCGTAGTTGACTTGTCGCGCAACTGGGGCCACATGGGTGCAATCTCCGCAGGCATGCAAACCGCACGTGGTGACGCCATCGTGCTCATGGATGGCGACTTTCAGGATCCTCCGGAAGTTATTCCTCGATTGGTAAATGCATGGCGGGCCGGGGCTCAGGTCGTAGTTGCAGTCAGAAGAAGCCGACAAGAACGACGGATGATTCTCGCGAAGCTGTTTCCTCTTTTCTATCGAGTCCTCGGAGCGCTTTCGGATTTCCCGATACCGCTAAACGCAGGAATATTCGGCCTCATGGACCGACAAGCTGTGGATTCAATCAACTCCATGCAGGAAAGAAACCGGTATCTGCCCGGACTGCGAGCTTGGGCAGGCTATCGAAATGCCGTCATATATTATGACCGGCAGGATCGCGCCGCAGGCGATGGTAAGTTGTCATTCATTAGCCGCATTAAGTATGCGATGGATGCTATTACAAGCTTCAGCTATAAGCCGCTGCGGCTTTGCTTTGTTCTATCGCTTTTTTCCATCTGTATCGCTGCCGTTTTGGCATTTTTTGCCGTCTTTGCGAGAAGTCCAATGAACAGTGTAGGTCTGAGTGTGGCGGCCTCCGTTTTCCTTGTAGGATGCCTGCTACTCCTTTGCCTTGGCGTGCTCGGCGAATATTTGGGGAGAGTCTATGACGAAGTGCGCAGTCGGCCACTCTCAATCATCAACAAGGTCTACTACGCTCAAGCAATAGCTGCTCAACTTGATAGCGAATACCCACAGGAGGCGGCAGACAAGATATTTCGAGTAGCTTAA
- a CDS encoding lipopolysaccharide biosynthesis protein produces MVKRGPTQEVKTLQSRILSGSFVLLSGSGLATAINFAYNIAVARFLGPTGFGHATAVYTLLTLISAVTLSFQIVSAKMVAQQSSPEDKGAAYRDFHRGAWGCGILAGLLLLLFQSAIAEYLKLPSPFLVALLAVGAAFYVPLGSRRGYIQGAYGFRRLATNLVLEGAVRLGGSLLLIMLGLGVEGVIAANSAAVAVAYLAAVPKLPTLIPNQLRLSYALRETLQGMVFFAGQVLINNCDIVLVKHFFAPNTAGLYAAVAMVGRVIFAFSSAVVNTMFPLAAGTREEERRNHKLLTTSLLLVLGIGSVLAIALCITPASLWTTFFGSGFAIGGRHGLPYLLALYAITTVIYSLSVVIITYEMSYKIANTSWIQLAFSGVVVAGICRFHSSLQQVILVQLILMFILLALVALPFFRSTLGESEVLQPFEPVRPIRVLRRISEDEVIAEFLKSDFDNPAFRDYREALREIVINPDLDDAGENAKRRALFFIRHLSLWKELPSGTSWYEVEVRETGLDHIRAFPRAQWRKLARGNYSITDVAERIRKYDNVVEGPFLSKITAIRNQLLKEDAILGTVVLIGINESEPLTVLDGNHRLVAATLTSPHSVHKLRFLCGLSPRMTQCCWYNTNPLTLFRYGRNLLAHLVRDPERELTRLLQSS; encoded by the coding sequence GTGGTAAAAAGAGGCCCGACGCAAGAAGTAAAGACGCTTCAATCCCGCATTCTCTCAGGAAGTTTTGTATTGCTCTCAGGCTCAGGCCTGGCAACCGCCATTAATTTTGCATATAACATCGCAGTTGCACGTTTCCTGGGTCCGACAGGTTTTGGACACGCTACTGCGGTTTACACACTTCTGACTCTTATATCCGCAGTAACCCTCTCTTTTCAGATCGTCTCTGCAAAGATGGTGGCGCAACAGTCTTCGCCAGAAGACAAAGGCGCGGCGTATCGGGATTTCCATCGCGGCGCGTGGGGATGCGGCATCCTTGCCGGCCTTCTTCTTTTGCTGTTTCAAAGCGCAATCGCTGAGTATCTCAAGTTGCCTAGCCCGTTTCTCGTTGCCTTGCTCGCGGTTGGAGCAGCGTTTTATGTTCCCTTAGGAAGCCGACGCGGTTACATTCAGGGGGCTTATGGATTCCGTCGCTTAGCCACCAATCTAGTGCTCGAAGGTGCGGTTCGACTCGGTGGGTCCCTTTTATTGATCATGCTTGGCCTGGGTGTTGAGGGCGTGATCGCAGCAAATTCCGCAGCCGTAGCGGTCGCTTACCTTGCCGCCGTACCGAAACTCCCAACCCTGATTCCCAACCAGCTTCGTTTGTCGTATGCCCTTCGTGAAACACTCCAGGGAATGGTCTTTTTTGCCGGTCAGGTTCTCATCAATAACTGCGACATCGTGCTGGTGAAACACTTCTTTGCGCCAAATACGGCGGGACTCTATGCCGCGGTGGCTATGGTAGGGCGTGTCATCTTTGCTTTTTCCTCGGCGGTGGTCAACACCATGTTTCCGCTTGCTGCAGGCACGCGTGAAGAAGAGAGAAGAAATCACAAGCTGCTCACAACTTCACTGCTCCTGGTTTTGGGAATTGGTTCTGTATTGGCCATTGCCCTGTGTATCACGCCTGCTTCGCTTTGGACAACGTTCTTCGGATCTGGATTTGCAATTGGTGGTAGGCATGGTCTTCCGTATTTGTTGGCGCTCTACGCCATTACGACTGTGATTTATTCGTTAAGCGTCGTAATTATCACGTACGAAATGTCCTACAAGATTGCCAATACTAGCTGGATCCAGTTGGCGTTCAGTGGCGTTGTCGTCGCAGGCATTTGCCGATTTCATTCATCTCTGCAGCAAGTCATCCTGGTCCAGTTGATCCTGATGTTCATTTTGCTGGCTCTAGTCGCATTGCCGTTTTTCCGCAGTACGTTAGGCGAATCAGAAGTTTTACAGCCGTTTGAACCCGTTCGACCAATCCGAGTTCTTCGGCGCATCTCAGAGGATGAGGTCATCGCTGAGTTTCTGAAGAGCGATTTCGACAATCCCGCCTTTCGCGATTACCGAGAAGCTTTGCGCGAGATTGTTATCAATCCTGACCTTGATGATGCTGGCGAAAATGCGAAGCGCCGCGCTCTATTCTTCATACGGCATTTGTCTTTGTGGAAAGAACTCCCGTCAGGAACTAGTTGGTACGAAGTTGAAGTACGGGAAACGGGATTAGATCACATTCGGGCATTTCCTCGCGCACAGTGGCGAAAATTAGCGCGGGGCAATTACTCCATCACTGACGTGGCCGAGCGAATTCGCAAGTATGACAACGTTGTCGAAGGTCCATTTCTGTCAAAGATTACCGCAATTCGCAATCAGCTTCTCAAAGAAGACGCGATTTTGGGCACTGTAGTTCTCATTGGGATAAACGAAAGCGAACCTCTAACAGTTCTTGATGGAAATCATCGCCTGGTGGCAGCAACACTCACTTCGCCCCACAGTGTGCACAAACTCCGTTTTCTATGCGGTTTGTCGCCAAGAATGACGCAATGCTGCTGGTACAACACGAACCCCTTGACCCTCTTTCGATATGGGCGAAACCTCTTGGCGCATCTTGTCCGTGATCCCGAAAGGGAACTTACACGCCTTTTGCAGAGTTCTTAA
- a CDS encoding STAS domain-containing protein: MVKQLPEKLSLRQRWIFFREIENYMNAERPRLVLDCTNIHQMDRIAIHVLLRCLEEAMKRNGDVKLAAIPREALATLERIGAIRLFEVFHTTQEAVNSFHQAPMYAISQELLSGSSPLASEQAA, encoded by the coding sequence ATGGTAAAGCAGTTGCCGGAGAAATTAAGCCTGCGGCAAAGATGGATCTTCTTTCGCGAAATAGAGAATTACATGAACGCCGAACGCCCACGTCTTGTGCTCGACTGTACCAACATACACCAAATGGACAGGATCGCAATTCACGTGTTGCTGCGGTGTTTGGAAGAAGCGATGAAACGCAATGGCGACGTTAAGCTTGCTGCGATTCCTCGCGAAGCACTAGCAACTCTGGAACGCATCGGAGCAATCCGCTTGTTTGAAGTCTTTCATACGACCCAGGAGGCGGTGAACAGCTTTCATCAGGCGCCGATGTATGCAATTTCACAAGAGTTGCTCTCCGGGTCCTCACCTCTGGCATCAGAACAAGCGGCATAG
- a CDS encoding response regulator — MEVRPGGCRFVILCVDDEPIALLIRQRVLEKAGYEVIPASSVNQALEILDTRLIDLVLTDFLMPGKTGAELAGEVKRRKPDIPVVMISGVHEIPDGLAADLFLNKLEGPVYLCERIREVLQEI, encoded by the coding sequence ATGGAAGTGCGCCCAGGCGGTTGCAGATTTGTGATCCTCTGCGTTGATGATGAGCCCATCGCACTTCTCATAAGACAGCGGGTCCTGGAAAAAGCAGGATATGAGGTGATTCCTGCCAGTTCGGTAAACCAGGCTTTGGAAATTCTGGATACGCGTTTGATCGATCTCGTGCTTACCGATTTCTTAATGCCGGGCAAAACTGGCGCGGAATTGGCAGGCGAGGTGAAGCGGCGGAAACCCGATATCCCAGTAGTAATGATTTCCGGCGTACATGAAATTCCTGACGGGCTGGCCGCCGATTTGTTTCTGAACAAACTGGAGGGCCCAGTTTACCTGTGCGAGCGAATACGAGAAGTGCTTCAAGAAATTTAG
- a CDS encoding ATP-binding response regulator — protein sequence MSTNGKNQPIGQERPRESTGPNQKVNILLVDDQPAKLLSYEAILGELGENLIKAASGTEALEHLLKANIAVVLTDVSMPGIDGFELADMMRQHPRFQKTPILFISAIHLSDLDRIKGYERGAVDYISVPVVPEVLRAKVSVFAELHRKRLELENLNQELEQRVAERTEELRERADLLDLASEAITVRNMDGTLRFWSAGAEDLYGWKREEIFGKSVHEVLSTKFPVPFSKIEASLHETGRWEGNLTQRTRDGQEITVACRKALKTNKAGSPVAILEISRDITATLRAEQGLRNAEKLAAMGRVAGIIAHEINNPLEAILNIFHLLRNHTSLDVEALEYAQLAEKELLRVAHIVKHTLSFYREAQQPIAVSISEALDNVLELQSRNIQLQGITLEKRYLTEGTVQGFPGELRQVFMNLVGNAIQAMPHGGRLRIIIREYADSKTRSTGVSVSVCDTGSGIKPEHAKQLFEPFFTTKSMKGTGLGLWISKGIVHKYDGAIQFRSVRRSDMSATCFRVVIPGQIPSQRPKADVA from the coding sequence ATGTCAACAAATGGCAAGAATCAACCCATCGGGCAAGAAAGGCCTCGCGAATCGACGGGGCCCAATCAAAAAGTCAACATACTTCTTGTTGACGATCAACCCGCAAAGCTATTGAGCTATGAGGCAATTTTAGGGGAGCTCGGCGAGAACCTTATCAAAGCGGCTTCAGGAACGGAAGCTCTTGAGCATCTGTTGAAAGCCAATATCGCGGTCGTGCTTACCGATGTCAGCATGCCAGGGATCGACGGCTTCGAGTTGGCGGACATGATGCGCCAGCACCCACGTTTTCAGAAGACTCCGATTCTATTTATTTCCGCAATCCATCTTTCTGATCTCGACAGAATCAAGGGGTATGAACGAGGCGCAGTTGACTACATCTCTGTCCCTGTTGTTCCCGAAGTTTTGCGAGCGAAAGTCAGCGTGTTTGCTGAACTACACCGCAAGCGGCTGGAACTCGAGAATTTGAACCAGGAACTGGAGCAGCGTGTCGCGGAACGAACAGAGGAACTGCGAGAACGCGCGGACCTGCTTGATCTCGCATCTGAAGCGATCACGGTGCGGAACATGGATGGCACCCTTCGGTTCTGGAGTGCCGGCGCGGAAGATTTATATGGCTGGAAGCGCGAGGAGATATTTGGCAAGAGCGTCCACGAAGTCTTGTCTACAAAGTTTCCCGTTCCGTTTAGCAAGATCGAAGCTTCTTTGCATGAGACAGGTAGATGGGAAGGCAATCTCACTCAACGCACACGTGATGGGCAGGAGATTACAGTTGCGTGTCGAAAGGCGTTGAAAACGAACAAGGCTGGCTCTCCAGTGGCGATTCTGGAGATCAGCCGTGATATAACCGCGACGTTACGGGCCGAGCAGGGACTGCGCAATGCTGAGAAGCTGGCCGCAATGGGAAGAGTCGCGGGCATTATTGCGCATGAGATTAATAATCCATTGGAAGCAATTCTTAACATTTTCCATCTTCTTCGCAATCATACGTCGCTCGATGTTGAGGCGCTAGAGTATGCGCAATTAGCAGAGAAGGAGCTATTGCGCGTGGCCCACATCGTGAAGCACACGCTCAGTTTCTACCGCGAGGCTCAGCAGCCGATAGCTGTTTCGATTTCAGAGGCGCTCGACAACGTCCTGGAATTACAGTCGCGAAATATTCAATTACAGGGAATCACTCTGGAAAAGCGTTACCTCACGGAAGGGACCGTCCAGGGATTTCCGGGCGAGTTGAGACAGGTGTTCATGAACCTGGTCGGAAATGCCATTCAGGCAATGCCGCACGGGGGAAGGCTGCGAATCATCATACGTGAGTATGCAGACTCCAAGACTCGAAGCACGGGCGTATCCGTGAGTGTGTGCGATACAGGTTCGGGCATTAAACCCGAGCATGCGAAGCAATTATTCGAACCTTTTTTCACCACAAAATCGATGAAAGGTACGGGTCTTGGCTTGTGGATCAGCAAAGGCATCGTCCACAAATATGATGGCGCAATTCAATTCCGAAGCGTCAGGCGTTCTGACATGTCGGCCACCTGCTTTCGGGTAGTTATTCCCGGACAAATTCCGTCACAACGGCCGAAGGCAGATGTGGCCTGA
- a CDS encoding tetratricopeptide repeat protein gives MSPLLAALSCPTNAQTYKVGDDASARVQSKSSQTSSPDQSLGWGTNIQNARLAQSATAALKRGDHALAVDYAQRAAQAAPGDAQLWFLLGYAARLDGKTQLSIDAYNRGLQLNPSALDGLSGLAQTYSTIGRNDEAQHLLMQVVSADPRRRDDALLLGDLSMRSGDYTAALEWLSKAERIEPDARSELLMALCYQHLKQMDMASRYLEAAKRRAPDNQDVQRSLAGYYREIGNYPQAIASLKSIRNPKPDVAAELAYTYQLDGKLDDSAQLYAQAANAMPKDLGLQLSAAQAAIAAGSIDHANSFLQRATGIDADYYRLHAIRGEIAQIQERDREAAGEYSSALAHLPLNPAEGPLYGIQLHMDLMEMDQKINDAAAAKHQLEIAQTQVSAMDDHGPSRGQFLRLRALIKMNAGQLESALSDMREALALNAQDPNNLQLDGDLLMKLGRTEDAIAVYKRIIAIDPANRFALTSLGYASRASGQDQEAEKYFQRLAQAYPLLYVPYLALGDLYTSDNQFTKAEATYSKGYEMAPHNALIIAGGMNAAIEAHDLNLAGVWLSRSTSDMQHEPQILREKERYLRFKGEYQQSAEVGLEAIKVLPNDRDVVVYLGYDLLNLEKYDELLELTNKYNLILPKEPDVPLLAGYVHKHEGQPEKAREDFTEAVSRDPNVVTAYVNRGYMLNDLHQPQSAAEDFEAALKREPKNGEAHLGLAYASLDLHKPQVALRQAQMAEAELGDSEHIHLIRATAYGREGMLAKSAYEYRAALKFTPDDGALHFALGGTLYSERQYHDAVEELLIAQKLSQDNAFIYALLARSYAQLQDRDQTLKYVELAQQHAKSMPSAAGDEKSVQSEIFVSTGQALNMLGDRTAAMDCFRKALVAPDSDRVSVRLAIAQLMVQQDDPDDAARQIALAQMEAQAGETMPPTGEQLVEAADVFRGLHDYQLSQTYLERAQAAGASQTTVRIGMADNYLALGDTARAQGELSAISNAPDSEPNYQYLLAEANVLQQEHQNTQALTAFGQATNAAGDDQTAEQSLIAAGANEGWRVAPELSLLSDFSIQPVFEDSTVYVLDAKLDAPFPVSSSDTALLPPPRSSIETQGTVAYHLHFGYLPAPGGFFQVRNAQGEISVPSTNSVVNRDTTDYTFNFGLNPTVHFGTNVLTFNAGLQTTVRRDSESPVQMNQNLFRVFTYVSTSSFFNVLSASGYIIRESGPFTESNLHSQSLTGAIDFRVGAPWGKTALVTGWGRNDQQFAPTNYENYYTSSYIGLERRFTDRLRIRAVAEDLRAWRVVGTASGIAQNLRPSGTVDFAPTRNWDLQASTSYSSTRSFHVYDAVQNGFSISYARSLHRKFNDESGEVTLQYPIRFSAGFQEETFFNFPGGNNQQFRPYVSITVF, from the coding sequence TTGTCTCCACTGCTTGCTGCGCTTTCATGCCCCACCAATGCGCAGACTTACAAGGTAGGTGATGATGCTTCCGCAAGGGTACAGAGCAAATCATCTCAAACATCTTCCCCGGACCAATCTTTGGGTTGGGGTACGAATATTCAGAATGCCCGTCTTGCGCAGTCGGCAACAGCGGCATTGAAGCGTGGGGATCATGCCCTCGCAGTTGACTATGCCCAGCGTGCCGCGCAAGCTGCTCCAGGCGATGCGCAGCTCTGGTTCCTGCTTGGTTATGCGGCCCGCCTTGACGGGAAGACTCAGTTGTCCATTGACGCTTACAACCGGGGCCTTCAACTGAATCCATCAGCACTCGATGGTCTTTCTGGTCTTGCACAAACCTATAGCACCATTGGTAGAAACGACGAAGCGCAGCATCTGCTAATGCAGGTGGTTTCAGCGGATCCAAGGCGTAGAGACGATGCGCTTTTGCTTGGCGATCTCTCCATGAGATCCGGAGACTACACCGCGGCCCTCGAATGGTTAAGCAAGGCGGAACGAATTGAGCCCGACGCACGGTCAGAGTTGCTCATGGCCCTTTGCTATCAGCACCTGAAGCAAATGGATATGGCAAGCCGTTATCTCGAGGCAGCTAAACGGCGTGCTCCCGACAATCAAGATGTTCAGCGATCGCTCGCGGGCTATTACCGTGAAATAGGAAACTATCCGCAAGCAATTGCTTCTCTTAAATCAATTCGCAATCCAAAGCCGGACGTAGCGGCTGAACTCGCCTATACCTATCAGCTCGATGGCAAGCTCGATGATTCCGCACAGCTCTACGCGCAAGCGGCCAATGCAATGCCGAAAGACCTTGGCTTGCAGCTTTCTGCAGCCCAAGCTGCAATCGCTGCGGGTTCGATTGACCATGCGAACTCATTTCTCCAGCGAGCAACAGGAATTGACGCCGATTATTACCGTTTGCACGCAATCCGCGGAGAGATCGCGCAGATACAGGAACGCGACCGGGAGGCGGCAGGAGAGTACAGTTCCGCATTGGCTCATCTCCCGCTGAATCCTGCGGAAGGTCCGCTTTACGGCATCCAGCTTCACATGGATTTGATGGAGATGGACCAGAAAATAAATGATGCAGCCGCTGCCAAACATCAGCTCGAGATAGCACAGACACAAGTCAGCGCGATGGATGACCATGGCCCCAGCAGAGGTCAGTTCCTTCGCTTGAGAGCACTCATCAAAATGAACGCTGGACAGCTTGAGAGTGCTTTGAGCGATATGAGGGAAGCGCTCGCACTCAATGCGCAGGATCCCAATAACTTGCAACTCGATGGCGATCTGTTGATGAAATTAGGGCGCACCGAGGATGCAATTGCCGTCTATAAACGCATCATAGCAATTGACCCGGCAAACCGATTTGCGCTTACGTCTCTCGGTTACGCTTCACGAGCATCCGGTCAAGATCAGGAAGCCGAAAAATACTTTCAACGCCTAGCGCAAGCCTACCCGTTATTATACGTTCCCTATCTCGCTCTTGGGGATTTATATACCTCAGACAACCAATTTACCAAGGCGGAGGCAACCTACAGCAAAGGATATGAGATGGCCCCGCACAATGCCCTCATCATAGCTGGAGGAATGAATGCCGCGATCGAAGCGCATGACCTGAACCTGGCGGGGGTATGGCTGAGCCGTTCAACAAGCGATATGCAACATGAACCGCAAATTCTGCGAGAAAAGGAAAGATACCTGAGGTTTAAGGGCGAATATCAGCAGTCGGCAGAAGTAGGCCTTGAAGCGATAAAGGTGTTGCCAAACGATCGAGATGTTGTGGTCTATCTAGGTTATGACTTGCTCAATCTTGAGAAATACGACGAGCTGCTTGAGCTAACGAACAAATACAACCTGATCCTGCCAAAAGAACCTGACGTTCCTCTGCTCGCCGGCTATGTACACAAGCACGAAGGACAACCGGAGAAGGCGCGGGAGGATTTCACAGAGGCGGTGAGTCGGGACCCCAACGTGGTTACGGCATACGTGAACCGCGGATATATGCTGAATGATCTTCATCAGCCTCAATCCGCTGCGGAGGATTTTGAGGCGGCCCTTAAGCGAGAACCGAAGAACGGCGAGGCGCACCTGGGACTTGCATACGCCAGCCTGGATCTTCACAAACCTCAAGTAGCCCTTCGACAAGCGCAGATGGCAGAAGCCGAACTGGGCGACTCAGAGCATATCCACCTGATTCGTGCCACCGCCTATGGCAGAGAGGGCATGCTTGCTAAATCAGCATACGAATATCGCGCAGCGTTGAAATTTACTCCAGATGACGGGGCGTTGCATTTTGCCTTGGGAGGCACGCTGTACTCGGAGCGACAGTATCATGACGCGGTCGAGGAACTGCTGATCGCACAGAAGCTCTCACAGGACAACGCTTTCATCTATGCACTGCTCGCTCGCTCCTATGCGCAGCTTCAGGATCGAGATCAAACCTTGAAATATGTAGAGCTGGCACAGCAGCATGCGAAATCAATGCCGTCGGCGGCGGGAGATGAGAAATCCGTGCAGAGCGAGATATTTGTGTCAACAGGCCAGGCTCTAAACATGCTAGGAGATCGGACAGCTGCCATGGATTGCTTTCGCAAAGCGCTTGTCGCGCCAGATAGCGACCGCGTGAGCGTACGTTTAGCGATCGCGCAGCTCATGGTGCAACAAGACGATCCGGACGATGCCGCACGGCAGATTGCCTTGGCTCAGATGGAAGCTCAGGCAGGAGAGACGATGCCACCGACAGGCGAACAACTGGTCGAGGCCGCTGATGTATTTCGTGGCTTGCATGATTATCAGCTCTCGCAGACATATCTCGAACGAGCGCAGGCTGCAGGTGCGTCCCAAACAACTGTGCGCATCGGTATGGCGGATAACTATCTCGCACTGGGAGACACCGCCAGAGCTCAAGGTGAGCTTTCGGCGATCAGTAATGCACCTGACAGTGAACCGAACTACCAGTACTTGCTGGCGGAAGCCAATGTGTTGCAGCAGGAACATCAAAACACACAGGCGCTTACAGCTTTTGGTCAAGCAACAAACGCCGCAGGAGATGATCAAACGGCGGAGCAAAGCCTGATTGCAGCAGGGGCTAATGAAGGATGGAGAGTGGCACCCGAATTGAGCCTCCTCTCCGATTTTTCCATTCAGCCAGTATTCGAAGACTCAACTGTTTATGTGCTGGATGCCAAACTCGATGCACCATTTCCAGTGTCGAGCTCTGACACAGCTCTTCTTCCGCCACCGCGGTCGTCAATCGAGACGCAAGGGACAGTTGCATATCATCTTCACTTTGGATACCTACCGGCTCCTGGAGGATTTTTCCAAGTTCGGAACGCTCAAGGTGAAATATCAGTTCCCAGCACGAACTCAGTGGTCAATCGGGATACAACAGATTACACATTCAACTTTGGTTTAAATCCAACGGTTCATTTCGGGACCAATGTGCTGACCTTCAACGCCGGTCTTCAGACAACGGTTCGCCGTGATTCCGAGTCCCCAGTGCAGATGAACCAAAATCTCTTTCGTGTATTTACCTATGTATCTACGAGTTCGTTTTTCAACGTGCTATCAGCTAGCGGTTACATCATTCGCGAGTCCGGGCCTTTCACCGAAAGCAATCTACACTCACAGTCGTTGACCGGAGCGATTGACTTTCGAGTCGGAGCGCCTTGGGGAAAAACCGCTTTAGTTACTGGATGGGGCCGTAATGACCAACAGTTTGCGCCGACAAATTATGAAAACTACTACACCTCGTCCTATATCGGTCTGGAACGCCGGTTTACGGATCGACTGAGGATTAGAGCTGTCGCAGAGGATTTGCGAGCATGGCGAGTGGTCGGCACAGCCTCAGGAATTGCGCAGAATCTACGTCCAAGTGGGACGGTTGACTTTGCGCCAACACGTAACTGGGACTTGCAGGCTTCAACATCCTATTCGAGTACCAGAAGCTTCCACGTTTATGACGCGGTACAGAACGGTTTTTCCATATCGTATGCAAGATCGCTCCATCGCAAGTTTAACGATGAGAGCGGAGAAGTTACCTTGCAGTATCCGATTCGCTTTTCTGCGGGATTCCAGGAGGAAACATTCTTCAATTTTCCGGGCGGGAACAATCAGCAGTTTAGACCTTACGTAAGCATCACGGTGTTTTGA
- a CDS encoding glycosyltransferase, whose protein sequence is MKICLVATFPPSGRQLNEYAFHIARELRRNPAIELTILADELTDYEFATDEDGKSFNAQEQPELPGFNVIRCWKFNSLATPIRLLNTIRRLKPDVVWFNLVFSSFATPENPFAAFAGLSAPALVRSSGFYTHITLHHIIEHVDFSTAGVRREKIFRIGTQVATRTLLKAHSVSVLLSGYRRTLTKKYSARNVLLGTHGTFSSVPSPPDFTKRGDPQVRILAIGHWGTYKRLETLMEAFPAVLAKVPNAKLIVAGANHHTKAGYWESVREAQPADLPIEFRGYVAEEAIPELFRTASVVVMPYDSATGSSGPAHQACEYGVPILCADIADFRGMAADEDMAVKFYRVGDAADLADQLVTILHSAELQKQMSEHNYAAGIQMTMASVVRNYLRWFELNRFKRHHARVVPNWLSLRLRSRLSRHDKTFDVSFPTKDGNGKERSHSLEPPRDYAESIDSADVQVWHDKEALTEHPGGDGYQSAPMLESDF, encoded by the coding sequence ATGAAAATCTGCTTAGTTGCGACGTTCCCCCCTAGCGGACGACAGTTGAATGAATATGCATTCCACATTGCGCGAGAGCTTCGGCGCAACCCCGCCATCGAACTGACTATTCTGGCCGACGAACTCACTGACTATGAATTCGCCACTGACGAGGACGGCAAATCATTCAACGCGCAGGAACAGCCCGAGTTGCCAGGCTTCAATGTGATTCGTTGTTGGAAATTCAATAGCCTGGCAACTCCGATCCGTCTCCTAAACACAATTCGAAGATTGAAGCCAGATGTGGTGTGGTTCAATCTCGTATTCTCAAGCTTTGCGACACCAGAAAATCCATTTGCCGCGTTTGCGGGACTCTCTGCACCTGCACTGGTGCGATCTTCAGGTTTTTATACGCATATTACGCTGCATCACATCATCGAACACGTAGACTTTTCTACCGCCGGAGTGCGCCGGGAAAAGATATTTCGTATAGGAACTCAGGTCGCCACTAGGACCCTACTGAAGGCGCATTCGGTTTCAGTACTGCTTTCCGGCTACCGGCGCACCCTTACCAAAAAGTACTCGGCTCGAAATGTTCTATTAGGTACGCACGGAACATTTTCGTCTGTACCTAGTCCCCCGGATTTTACGAAGCGCGGGGATCCGCAGGTTCGTATTTTGGCGATCGGACATTGGGGAACCTACAAGCGGCTGGAGACGCTCATGGAGGCATTTCCAGCAGTGCTGGCAAAGGTTCCGAACGCCAAATTGATCGTCGCCGGCGCAAATCATCACACAAAGGCTGGCTATTGGGAGTCGGTGCGTGAGGCACAACCTGCGGACTTACCGATCGAGTTCCGCGGATACGTTGCTGAAGAAGCTATCCCTGAACTCTTTAGAACGGCCTCGGTTGTGGTGATGCCATACGATTCCGCAACGGGATCGAGCGGTCCAGCCCATCAAGCGTGCGAATATGGCGTTCCCATCCTCTGCGCGGACATCGCAGACTTTCGCGGAATGGCGGCTGACGAAGACATGGCGGTCAAGTTTTACAGGGTGGGGGATGCCGCGGATCTGGCAGACCAACTCGTAACCATTCTTCATTCAGCCGAACTGCAAAAACAGATGTCTGAGCATAATTATGCCGCGGGCATACAAATGACGATGGCCAGTGTGGTTCGTAACTATCTTCGCTGGTTTGAGCTTAATCGATTCAAGCGACATCATGCGCGCGTTGTTCCTAACTGGCTCAGCCTCAGGCTGCGTTCCCGGCTCTCACGTCACGACAAAACATTCGATGTGAGTTTCCCGACTAAAGACGGAAATGGCAAAGAGCGGAGCCACAGTCTTGAGCCCCCTAGAGACTATGCAGAATCCATCGATTCTGCGGATGTTCAAGTGTGGCATGACAAAGAGGCCTTAACAGAACATCCCGGCGGTGACGGGTATCAATCCGCCCCAATGCTCGAAAGCGATTTTTAG